In the genome of Peptococcaceae bacterium 1198_IL3148, the window AAGCAAAAAAATTACAGGCAGAAGTGGCCAAAAATTCGCAATTTGCCGTGACAGCAAAGCAAAAACTAGAGGAAGAAGTTAGGCAAAGATTGAACAAAAAACAACAGTATATGGATAAGATTAAAGACATTAGTAGGTTGGAGCTTGGTAGCGAGGTAATACATGGCCGAGTGGAAAGTTTGGTGGAGTTAAAAGTAGGCGATGATTGGAACCAACTGATGAATGTTGAGGTGCTGATTGAAAACGGTAAAGTGCTGGAGATAAGGCAAGGGGTGTAAAGGGATAATGGGTGAGCAATACATTACAATAGGTGAGATCGTTAACACTCAAGGTATCAAGGGAGAGGTGCGGGTGTTGCCCCAGACTGATTTCCCAGAACGGTTTAAGGAATTAAACGAAGTCTTAATTTATCATCAAAATCAACGGTTTACATACCAGATCACATCGGCTAGGCAGCACAAGCAGTTCATCATTATAAAGTTTGCAGAAGTAACTGATATGAACGGAGCCGAAAAACTAAAGGGAGCGTTAATGCAAATCACCCCAGATCAATTGGTGTCGCTACCTAAGGACAACTATTATATCTTTGAAATTGTTGGTCTTGACGTGTATACCACTGCAGGGGAAAAATTGGGTAGCCTTAAGCAAGTGCTAAAGACCGGTGCTAATGATGTTTATGTGGTTAAACCACCCACCGGTGCAGATATACTGGTGCCAGCACTAAAGCAGGTGGTAAAAGAAATAAACATAGAAGCCAACCGCATGGTGGTGGAGCTTCCCGAAGGGTTGCTGGACTAATGCGTATAGATATATTGACGTTATTTCCTGAGATGTTT includes:
- the rimM gene encoding ribosome maturation factor RimM (Essential for efficient processing of 16S rRNA), with the translated sequence MGEQYITIGEIVNTQGIKGEVRVLPQTDFPERFKELNEVLIYHQNQRFTYQITSARQHKQFIIIKFAEVTDMNGAEKLKGALMQITPDQLVSLPKDNYYIFEIVGLDVYTTAGEKLGSLKQVLKTGANDVYVVKPPTGADILVPALKQVVKEINIEANRMVVELPEGLLD
- a CDS encoding YlqD family protein, whose amino-acid sequence is MQSIKITRPVVIKVRVTEEYKKVVAFELQKLIHGLDLELQQLEFQAKKLQAEVAKNSQFAVTAKQKLEEEVRQRLNKKQQYMDKIKDISRLELGSEVIHGRVESLVELKVGDDWNQLMNVEVLIENGKVLEIRQGV